One region of Bacillus pumilus genomic DNA includes:
- a CDS encoding Rap family tetratricopeptide repeat protein yields MAIISAEQVGNRLNDWRIAIRKHDVQSANAMYTELKQLLQEMEENQEVLTYYSLLEGKYKLMIYERRGKKLNEQTELDCPSKTNDLIEYYFYLYKALYASYNRDYASAIGLFKIAEKKLQNIPDEIEVAEFHTKIANLYMLLRQSLISLHYIQNAIDIFKSHEGYERRLATAIVIAAANYMDIGDFTRAENYYKKALHIADNLNDHFLTSQLFHNISILYAEAGESKKCIDALEKALSDENYLSSCYFHHTMFMLVKELLSIDERTQALYYFELVNQKHESDKCPIYTAKMNLLYHLYFTEDMSQKAQACFEEISILKELKDAEGACELSALAAKHFEDLGAIHQAYLFLKEAYHMNHPIFEWRNSNEKNEFIDPCFNHRCFRTNSVFQFVK; encoded by the coding sequence ATGGCTATCATTTCTGCTGAACAGGTGGGGAACCGTTTAAATGATTGGCGAATTGCGATTCGCAAACATGATGTACAAAGTGCTAACGCAATGTACACAGAATTAAAGCAATTGCTTCAAGAAATGGAAGAGAATCAGGAGGTATTGACTTATTATTCATTGCTAGAAGGCAAGTATAAACTCATGATATATGAACGAAGAGGTAAAAAACTGAATGAACAGACAGAGCTAGATTGCCCCTCTAAAACAAACGACTTAATTGAATACTATTTTTACCTATACAAAGCCCTTTACGCTTCATATAACAGAGACTATGCATCAGCCATTGGACTGTTTAAAATTGCCGAGAAAAAACTGCAAAACATTCCGGATGAAATAGAAGTAGCTGAATTCCATACGAAAATCGCAAACTTATATATGCTACTTCGTCAAAGCCTAATTTCTCTTCACTATATTCAGAATGCTATAGATATTTTCAAAAGTCATGAAGGATATGAAAGAAGATTAGCGACAGCCATTGTCATCGCCGCTGCTAATTATATGGATATTGGCGACTTCACAAGAGCAGAAAACTACTACAAAAAAGCATTACACATCGCTGACAATCTAAATGATCATTTTCTAACTTCACAGCTTTTTCATAATATCAGTATTCTGTATGCCGAAGCTGGAGAATCGAAAAAATGTATCGATGCCCTAGAAAAGGCTCTAAGTGATGAAAACTACCTCTCATCGTGCTATTTCCATCACACCATGTTTATGTTAGTCAAAGAGCTGCTCTCTATTGATGAAAGAACACAAGCTCTCTATTACTTCGAATTGGTCAACCAAAAACACGAATCAGATAAATGCCCCATCTATACAGCAAAAATGAATTTGCTTTACCATCTATATTTTACTGAGGATATGTCTCAAAAAGCTCAAGCCTGTTTCGAGGAAATTAGCATTCTAAAAGAATTAAAGGATGCTGAAGGTGCCTGTGAATTAAGTGCACTAGCTGCAAAACACTTTGAAGATTTAGGTGCCATTCATCAAGCCTATCTCTTTTTGAAGGAAGCCTATCACATGAACCATCCTATATTTGAATGGAGGAATTCTAATGAAAAAAATGAGTTTATTGATCCTTGCTTTAACCATCGTTGTTTTCGGACAAACAGTGTCTTTCAATTCGTTAAATGA
- a CDS encoding PRD domain-containing protein: protein MFKIKKVLNSSVVLAEDQNQQEMVLFGRGIGYGQKPGQMIEEKKADQVFMSVDNMRAKEFLQLLDSMPQEFIDLTQRIVQYAEKRLNSNLNSGVYFTLMDHLNFAVERHKKNINITNRVYWEIKNYYTEEFEVGKYALELVNDTLGIQLPKEEAANIAFHLINALGEESDSKDSMKYAKMIGSIVNLVRYTLNMKMDQDNIHYSRFITHVKFFVERFYANKLLSDQENELFEQIAHLYPQAMDVAFKIKDYIKQVHSIVIPNDELTYLAVHIHRLISYQQLK from the coding sequence ATGTTTAAAATCAAAAAAGTTTTAAACTCGAGTGTGGTCCTGGCTGAAGATCAGAACCAACAGGAGATGGTTTTGTTTGGCCGTGGGATTGGCTATGGACAAAAACCGGGTCAAATGATAGAAGAGAAAAAAGCGGACCAAGTCTTTATGTCAGTCGATAACATGAGAGCAAAAGAATTTCTTCAATTGTTAGATTCTATGCCTCAAGAGTTTATCGATTTAACTCAGCGCATCGTCCAATATGCAGAAAAACGGTTAAATTCAAATCTAAATTCAGGCGTTTATTTTACCTTAATGGATCATTTGAATTTTGCTGTTGAACGACATAAAAAGAATATTAATATTACGAATCGCGTGTACTGGGAAATCAAAAATTACTATACTGAAGAATTTGAAGTAGGGAAGTACGCTCTTGAGTTAGTAAATGATACATTGGGCATACAATTACCAAAAGAAGAAGCTGCCAATATCGCCTTTCACCTAATCAATGCATTAGGTGAAGAATCCGATTCAAAAGATAGCATGAAATATGCCAAAATGATCGGGAGCATTGTCAATCTTGTGCGCTATACATTGAATATGAAAATGGACCAAGATAATATTCATTACAGTCGGTTCATTACACATGTGAAATTCTTTGTAGAGAGGTTTTATGCAAATAAATTACTGTCGGATCAAGAAAATGAGTTGTTTGAACAAATTGCACACTTGTATCCTCAGGCGATGGATGTTGCTTTTAAAATCAAAGATTATATTAAACAGGTGCATAGTATCGTCATTCCTAATGATGAGCTTACTTATCTTGCGGTACATATACACCGCCTCATATCTTATCAGCAATTAAAATAA
- a CDS encoding glycoside hydrolase family 1 protein — protein MTTIKGFPKGFLWGGAIAANQAEGAWNIDGKGPSVADIAMYRSNLSVEDYEGHLAVTSENIERAIKDPDDKKYPKRRGVDFYHHYKEDLALFAEMGFKTLRISIAWSRIFPTGEEAEPNEKGLQFYDRVFAEMKKLNIEPIVTLSHYEMPLALSVKYNGWVERKVVDLFVKFANVCFERYQHDVKYWLTFNEIDSIHRHSFITAGIIPDRCPEGKVEETVYQALHHQFVASALVTADCHRIIPGSQVGCMLTKLTTYPHTCHPNDVEQALKQNLENYFYADVQVFGEYPPLITRMLERKNIHIHMEADDLNILKENTVDFISFSYYMSLTESAQEGLEQTEGNTIRGVKNPYLPSTDWGWQIDPVGLKISLIELYDRYQKPLIIVENGMGAKDKVESDGSIHDDYRINYFKEHFRQMREAIEEGVDLFGYTSWGSIDIISAGTSQMSKRYGFIHVDQDDDGNGTLKRSRKDSFYWYQKVIETNGEALD, from the coding sequence ATGACAACAATTAAAGGTTTTCCAAAAGGGTTTTTATGGGGCGGCGCAATTGCCGCCAACCAGGCAGAAGGCGCCTGGAATATAGATGGAAAGGGACCATCAGTTGCAGATATTGCAATGTATCGTTCCAATTTAAGTGTAGAAGATTATGAAGGACATCTTGCTGTGACTTCTGAAAATATAGAACGTGCAATAAAAGACCCAGATGATAAAAAGTACCCTAAACGCAGAGGGGTTGATTTCTATCACCACTATAAAGAGGATTTGGCTCTATTTGCTGAAATGGGCTTTAAAACACTTCGCATTTCTATTGCGTGGAGTCGGATCTTCCCTACTGGAGAAGAAGCTGAACCAAATGAAAAAGGGCTGCAATTCTATGATCGTGTATTTGCCGAAATGAAAAAACTCAATATAGAACCGATTGTGACACTCTCTCATTATGAAATGCCTTTAGCCCTTAGTGTGAAATATAACGGCTGGGTGGAAAGAAAAGTGGTCGATCTCTTTGTGAAGTTCGCCAATGTTTGTTTCGAACGTTATCAACATGATGTGAAATATTGGCTCACCTTTAATGAAATTGATAGTATTCACCGCCACTCATTTATTACAGCAGGAATTATTCCTGATCGTTGCCCAGAAGGTAAAGTAGAAGAGACCGTGTATCAAGCGCTCCATCATCAATTTGTTGCATCTGCTCTTGTAACAGCTGATTGCCATCGTATTATCCCAGGCAGCCAGGTTGGATGTATGCTGACAAAATTGACAACGTATCCGCATACGTGTCACCCGAATGATGTGGAACAAGCCTTAAAACAAAACTTAGAAAACTATTTCTATGCAGATGTTCAGGTGTTTGGCGAATATCCGCCACTGATTACACGGATGCTTGAGAGAAAAAATATTCATATTCATATGGAAGCAGATGATCTCAATATTCTAAAAGAAAACACAGTCGATTTCATCTCATTTAGCTACTATATGTCTTTAACTGAATCAGCTCAAGAAGGGTTAGAACAGACAGAAGGAAATACGATTCGTGGAGTCAAAAACCCTTATCTGCCTTCAACTGACTGGGGCTGGCAAATTGATCCGGTTGGTCTGAAAATTTCTTTAATCGAACTGTATGATCGCTATCAAAAACCTCTTATCATTGTCGAAAATGGAATGGGTGCAAAGGATAAAGTTGAAAGTGATGGCTCTATCCATGACGACTATCGAATTAACTATTTTAAAGAGCATTTCCGTCAGATGAGAGAAGCGATTGAAGAGGGCGTCGATCTCTTTGGATATACGAGTTGGGGCTCCATTGATATTATTAGTGCAGGTACATCACAAATGTCAAAACGCTATGGCTTTATTCACGTAGATCAAGATGATGATGGGAACGGAACATTAAAACGATCTCGAAAAGACTCATTTTATTGGTACCAAAAAGTCATTGAGACAAATGGTGAAGCGCTCGATTGA
- a CDS encoding beta-glucoside-specific PTS transporter subunit IIABC — protein sequence MDYTQVAKDVLQHVGGKENIAHLEHCSTRLRFTLIDQKKADVPALEKTPGVIAVRMSGQCQVVIGNDVIEVYQKVTKLMGGSSPGQDVPSNQPKEKRKIGTVLLDFIVGVFQPLVPAIAGGGILKSFLLLFSLLGWMDAKGQTYQILNMVGDAPLYFLPLLVAVTTANKLKVNPLVALSAVGALLLPNMTAMLTEGAQLLSFDVKNIAYAYQVFPAILSVLLYAQMEKFFTRFSPKPIRIFFVPMMSLVITVPVTLLLLGPIGFTAGQGFSSIILAMFNTVGWVAVAILAAVLPFMVASGMHKAMVPYAVTTMGTLGKEALYLPASLAHNIAESGACFAVALRTKDKVLRSTAISAGISAFFGITEPALYGVTLQNKRVLGSVMIGSFVGGIFIGLVGIQAFVLVGPGLASMSMFISDELPRNLMFAVIGAVISFIVAFIAAFVLGKDKTVEEKTNDQAAFAEQIGAGETFKSPVIGQMISLSEVKDDIFSSKVMGDGIAIVPSEGALYAPVDGEVTMLFETNHALGMKTDQGVEVLFHIGIDTVQLQGQYFHPKVQAGERVQAGDLLIEFDVEKIIAAGYDPVTLAVITNTDQYEIKVQPLQEVNRQDTLMVVTQLGG from the coding sequence ATGGATTACACACAGGTTGCCAAAGACGTTTTACAGCATGTAGGTGGCAAAGAAAACATTGCGCACCTTGAGCACTGTTCAACAAGACTTCGCTTCACACTAATTGATCAGAAAAAAGCAGATGTACCAGCACTAGAAAAAACACCAGGTGTCATAGCTGTCAGAATGTCAGGACAATGCCAAGTGGTCATTGGGAATGACGTCATTGAAGTGTATCAAAAGGTAACAAAATTAATGGGCGGCAGCTCGCCTGGACAAGACGTGCCATCCAATCAGCCAAAAGAAAAAAGAAAAATAGGCACAGTTCTGTTAGATTTCATTGTAGGTGTCTTCCAACCGCTTGTTCCAGCTATCGCAGGCGGAGGGATTTTAAAATCATTTCTTCTCCTTTTCTCTCTATTAGGCTGGATGGATGCAAAGGGTCAAACCTATCAAATATTGAACATGGTAGGGGACGCACCACTTTACTTCCTGCCTTTACTAGTCGCTGTAACGACGGCGAATAAACTAAAGGTAAACCCATTGGTCGCATTATCAGCAGTCGGTGCGCTTCTTCTTCCGAACATGACGGCTATGCTTACTGAAGGTGCGCAATTGCTGTCATTCGACGTGAAAAATATAGCTTATGCGTATCAAGTGTTCCCAGCAATCCTTTCTGTATTGCTGTACGCTCAAATGGAAAAATTCTTTACACGATTTTCACCAAAACCAATTCGGATTTTCTTTGTTCCAATGATGTCATTAGTCATTACTGTACCAGTTACATTACTTCTATTAGGACCGATTGGTTTTACAGCAGGACAAGGTTTTTCATCCATCATTCTTGCAATGTTTAATACAGTAGGATGGGTAGCTGTCGCGATTTTAGCAGCAGTCCTTCCATTCATGGTCGCATCAGGTATGCACAAAGCGATGGTCCCTTATGCAGTCACAACGATGGGTACCCTTGGGAAAGAAGCACTTTATTTGCCAGCATCACTTGCGCATAATATTGCGGAAAGTGGAGCGTGTTTCGCTGTAGCACTACGCACAAAAGACAAGGTACTCAGATCAACAGCCATTTCGGCAGGGATTTCAGCATTTTTTGGTATCACAGAGCCTGCTTTGTATGGTGTGACACTTCAAAATAAGCGAGTCCTTGGAAGTGTCATGATTGGTTCGTTTGTTGGCGGGATCTTCATTGGATTAGTTGGTATACAAGCCTTTGTACTTGTTGGCCCTGGATTAGCAAGTATGTCGATGTTTATATCAGATGAGCTCCCACGAAATCTAATGTTTGCTGTCATTGGAGCAGTCATTTCGTTTATTGTCGCCTTTATCGCTGCTTTTGTATTAGGTAAGGATAAAACAGTAGAAGAAAAGACAAATGATCAAGCGGCATTTGCTGAACAAATTGGAGCAGGTGAAACATTCAAAAGTCCTGTGATAGGTCAAATGATCTCTCTATCTGAAGTAAAAGATGATATTTTCTCTTCAAAGGTCATGGGAGACGGAATTGCCATTGTCCCTTCAGAAGGAGCGCTTTACGCACCAGTAGATGGTGAGGTGACCATGCTGTTCGAAACAAATCATGCACTTGGTATGAAAACGGACCAAGGGGTTGAAGTACTATTCCACATTGGCATTGATACCGTTCAACTGCAAGGACAGTATTTTCATCCAAAAGTGCAGGCAGGAGAACGTGTTCAAGCAGGAGATTTACTGATTGAATTTGATGTAGAAAAAATCATAGCTGCAGGTTATGATCCAGTTACACTTGCTGTCATCACAAATACAGATCAATATGAAATAAAGGTACAGCCATTACAAGAGGTCAATCGTCAAGATACATTGATGGTTGTCACACAATTAGGAGGCTAA